A segment of the Luteibaculum oceani genome:
AGGATCTACACCCAGTGGAAATATGAACTTCGTATTTTCCTTAGCATGTGTTAAAATGAAGCTACTTCCTACCGAAGCTTTGGCAGCGCTTACAATAAACGGTGCAAAAGCTATGGAGTTAGACAAGGAAGTGGGTAGTATTAGCGTTGGTAAGAAGGCAAATTTCATTATCACCAAACCCGTTAAGAATTTAGCATATATCCCGTATTCATTCGGAGAAAACAATATCGACAAGGTCTTCATCAACGGAAAAGAATACAAATAATGTTAGAGCACCTAAACAAAGGAGATTATATAAAACCCAGACAGGGCGAAACCAAATTAGGAGAAGATTTCATCTGGTTGGGTAGAGATTGGCGAGATGAGATGACTTCCGATCAATTGAAATATGTAATTGTAGGTGTGCGGGAGGATTTTGGACCCAGAGCCAACTTGGGCAAGCCAGGGGCGAAGGACTTTTTCGATGCTTTTCTTACTACTTGGTGTAATTTTCAATCAAACCAGTTCCTAAATGGCAAGGAAGTGGCAGTGCTTGGCTGTGTTGATTTTGCCAAAAATTTAAAGATTTCAAAAAGCTCCACCTATAGCCTCTCAGAATTGCGCCAAGGGGTTGAGAAAATGGATGAAATTTTGTGGACCATCCTTAAAGATGTCTACAAGCAAAACAAAATCCCAATTTTGGTAGGAGGCGGTCATAACAATGCTTTCCCACTTATTAAAGGAGCAGCCGTAGCTTTTAACAACGCCATTCAGGCACTTAACTTTGATGCGCACAGCGACTTTAGAAATACCCAGGAAGGAAGACATTCGGGAAACAGCTTTTCTTTAGCCATGGAGTCAGGTTTTTTGGATTATTACTGCGTGGCGGGACTCCACAAAAACTACAACAGCCAATATTTAATAGATACCATGGATGCTAAAAAGATAGCAACTTTGTATCTCGAAGACATTCCGATCGGTGCCTCCGAAGAATTTCTAAATCAGTGGATAGAGGTAAAATTAAAATCAAACCGAAAGTTGGGGATAGAAATTGATATGGATGGCATTGAAAATATAAAATCAAGCGCCCAAAGCCCCTATGGATTTTCATTGAGGACAATGAGAAATTTAATCCAGTATCTTGCAGGCGACAAAAGAATCTGTTACCTTAATATCACCGAAGCAATTCCGGACGAAAACAACCAGAGTGCAAAGGCTGCATCATATTTAGTTGGCGATTTTATTAACCGAAAAACTTAATGGCATTAACGAGAATTTCCATACGAGAGAGGCTACTTAGGTTTTTCTATTTTTTCCCTTTCCAATTGATGATTCTTCACATCAAAAAGAATCATCTTTTACTTTTTAGTTGGATTATAATTTTCGCCTATTTATCTGGAAATTTAGCAACCAAATACGGGGTATCCATTTTATTCTTGTACCCAGAATATTTAGGGGAAAACAACTATATCGCCTTTGCCATTTTAGGATTTTCCGCAGGCGGATTTATAATGGCCTTTAACCTTTATAGCTATATAATGCATGGCTTTAGATTCCCATTTATTGCCTCACTGTCTCGCCCCTTTCTTAAGTTTTCCATCAACAATTTTATAATCCCACTCCTATTTGTAATCTATTACTGCTACTATTCAGCAGATTATCAATTAAACAAAGAGTTAATTCCTGGAGACAAGGTATTCTTTAATTTACTTGGTTTTATTGGCGGATTATTTCTTTTCTGCCTCATTTCCTTCGCCTACTTTCTCTCTACCAATAAAGATGTCTTTCGATTTGTGAAAGCTAGAAAAGGACTTTCTGAAGGCTTTGGTTTAATAAAAGACAAAAAGAGCTTAAAGAAAGAAAATCAGCGTTGGCAGAATTTAAGGCAAAACAGAAGAACCTGGAGGGTTGAGACCTACCTTAAAAGTTTTTTAAAAGTAGGATTAGCAAGAGATAGCATTCATTATAACAATGAGATTATTGCTAAGATTTTAGCTCAAAATCACATAAACGCATCCATCTTCGAAATCATTGTAATTATATCGTTTTTGGTAATTGGGTCTTTAAGAGAGTATGCGCTTTTTATGATTCCAGCAGCCGCAAGTTTATTCCTTCTTTTTACCATGTTATTAATGATTATTAGCGCATTGTACTCTTGGTTTAAAGGATGGACCATTTCGGTTATTATACTCCTGGTGCTTATTATCAATTCGGCATCTTCCGAAACCAACATACTAAACAAAGAGAGTAGAGGATTTGGATTGAACTATGACAGTAGAACTCCATACAACGAATATGTACGTTCTGGATTCCCAGATGAAGAGAAGCGTGAGCAGGACAGGGCGATAACCCTAGAGATGCTTAATAATTGGAAGGATAAGATTCGTAAAAAATACGGAAAGCGTAAGCCTAAAATGATCCTGCTTAATTCTAGTGGAGGCGGGATGCGTTCTGCGCTATGGAATTTTAAACTCCTAAATTATTTGGATAGTGTTACTCAGGGTGCTTTCTACGATCACGTTGTTTTAATCACCGGTTCATCAGGAGGGATGCTGGGGCAATCATATTTCAGAGAGATTAAACTAAGAACCCAACAAGGACATGACATCCAAGCCCCCTTGAATTATTACCCGAAATTGGGGAAAGATATTCTAAACCCTATTGCCTTTAGCTTGGTAACAAATGACTTGTTCATTCGATATCAAAGAATTAAAGACAACGACTTTTCTTACGTTAAAGACCGAGGCTATGCATTTGAGAAAGCCTTTAACGAAAACACCAATTACTTTCTAGACAAACGGATGGGAGATTACACAATGCCTGAACGAAAGGCGGAGATCCCCATGATGATTATTACCCCGTCTATTGTTAACGATGCTCGGAAATTATTAATCGCTAGTAACCCCGTAGGTTACCTTACGACAAATCCCGATGAGGAGTCTCGTCCTCTGCTGGAAAACATTGAAATGGCACATTTACTCGCGGCCAGTCAACCTTTGGATTTAAAATTTACATCGGCCTTACGGATGAGTTCAACCTTTCCCTACATCCTACCTTCGGTAACCCTTCCTACTTACCCAGGAATAGATGTTATAGATGCCGGGTTGAGAGATAATTACGGGCTCACCACCTCCATTGCATTTGCATCTGAATTCGAAGACTGGATAGCGAGAAATACTTCCGGAGTAATATTTCTTCAAATGAGGGATTTACAAAAAGTGGCATCGGTAAATAAAAACATCAATTCCACCTTCCTCAAAAAACTAATATCTCCCTTAGAGACGGTTTATGGAAATATTTTTAATGTCCATAATTTCAACCAGGATCAAATTTGGAAACAATTTACAAGTGGAAGTAAAATCAAGGCTGAAACAGTTATCATTACCTTGCAGCGTTCTAGAAAAGATAAGATTTCCCTTTCCTGGCATTTAAGTCAAAAAGAAAAACAATACATAACGCAGAGTTTACAAGAACCCGGCAACTATCCGGAGATTGAAAACCTGCTCAATAAATTATCCAATGGGCGCTAACAAGCTTTCAAAAATCCATAATAAGCTAACCCTTATGCAAATTGAGGATTTAGACCGATTATCAGAGTTTCAAGACATCGATCTTCAAAGAGAAACAAGTGAAAGTAAATGGTCTGCTATACAGGTTTTAAACCATTTGTACATGACCGAAAAGGGCACCATAAATTTCCTGGAAAAATCTTTGGGCAAGTCGGATGAATTGGGAAAGGTTAATTTCAAAAATAGATTTAGAGCTTATCTTTTGCAGCGGTTTTTAAAATCGAAGAGAAAAGCAAAAGCCCCATCGAAACTTCCCGACCCTAAAAATGACACTAGCCTAGAAGAGTTAAAATCTAAGTTCGATCGGCTACATAGTCAGCACGATGAATTTCTTAACAAAGTACCTTCTAATATATTTGGTAAAACCGTATTCAAGCACCCCTACATAGGGTGGATGGAAATAAATGATGTCTACAGGTTTATGGCTAATCACTGGGCCCACCACAGACATCAATTAGAAAGAATTGAGAAAGATTTAAAAAATGGGTAAAAGCAAAAAGAACCGCGTAAATGTAGTTTACTCTACAAATCCAGATTTTGATTACGACCACGACGATCACGAAGAGGAAGAAACACTTCCTCCATCGGAGCAACAGCTTAAAGTGTGGATAGACAAGAAACAAAGAGCCGGAAAAGAAGCTTCCATTGTAAAAGGGTTTGTGGGTAGCGCAGACGATTTAAAGCAGTTAGCTAAGGAAATAAAACAAGCGTGTGGAACGGGCGGCTCCGCTAAGGATGGAGAAATTATTATACAAGGGGATAAGAGAGACGCAATCGTAAATTATTTAATAAAAAAGGGATATAAAGCCAAAAAGGCAGGTGGATAAATATGGCGCATAAATCGCATTGGATTGCAAAAACCTTCTTCGGATTAGAAGATGTGGTTGCGGAAGAACTCGAAGAGTTTGGAGCAACAGATATAGAACCAATTAAAAGGGCAGTTGCATTTTCAGCAGAACCAAAAACACTTTAT
Coding sequences within it:
- a CDS encoding formimidoylglutamase; amino-acid sequence: MLEHLNKGDYIKPRQGETKLGEDFIWLGRDWRDEMTSDQLKYVIVGVREDFGPRANLGKPGAKDFFDAFLTTWCNFQSNQFLNGKEVAVLGCVDFAKNLKISKSSTYSLSELRQGVEKMDEILWTILKDVYKQNKIPILVGGGHNNAFPLIKGAAVAFNNAIQALNFDAHSDFRNTQEGRHSGNSFSLAMESGFLDYYCVAGLHKNYNSQYLIDTMDAKKIATLYLEDIPIGASEEFLNQWIEVKLKSNRKLGIEIDMDGIENIKSSAQSPYGFSLRTMRNLIQYLAGDKRICYLNITEAIPDENNQSAKAASYLVGDFINRKT
- a CDS encoding patatin-like phospholipase domain-containing protein yields the protein MALTRISIRERLLRFFYFFPFQLMILHIKKNHLLLFSWIIIFAYLSGNLATKYGVSILFLYPEYLGENNYIAFAILGFSAGGFIMAFNLYSYIMHGFRFPFIASLSRPFLKFSINNFIIPLLFVIYYCYYSADYQLNKELIPGDKVFFNLLGFIGGLFLFCLISFAYFLSTNKDVFRFVKARKGLSEGFGLIKDKKSLKKENQRWQNLRQNRRTWRVETYLKSFLKVGLARDSIHYNNEIIAKILAQNHINASIFEIIVIISFLVIGSLREYALFMIPAAASLFLLFTMLLMIISALYSWFKGWTISVIILLVLIINSASSETNILNKESRGFGLNYDSRTPYNEYVRSGFPDEEKREQDRAITLEMLNNWKDKIRKKYGKRKPKMILLNSSGGGMRSALWNFKLLNYLDSVTQGAFYDHVVLITGSSGGMLGQSYFREIKLRTQQGHDIQAPLNYYPKLGKDILNPIAFSLVTNDLFIRYQRIKDNDFSYVKDRGYAFEKAFNENTNYFLDKRMGDYTMPERKAEIPMMIITPSIVNDARKLLIASNPVGYLTTNPDEESRPLLENIEMAHLLAASQPLDLKFTSALRMSSTFPYILPSVTLPTYPGIDVIDAGLRDNYGLTTSIAFASEFEDWIARNTSGVIFLQMRDLQKVASVNKNINSTFLKKLISPLETVYGNIFNVHNFNQDQIWKQFTSGSKIKAETVIITLQRSRKDKISLSWHLSQKEKQYITQSLQEPGNYPEIENLLNKLSNGR
- a CDS encoding DinB family protein, with the protein product MGANKLSKIHNKLTLMQIEDLDRLSEFQDIDLQRETSESKWSAIQVLNHLYMTEKGTINFLEKSLGKSDELGKVNFKNRFRAYLLQRFLKSKRKAKAPSKLPDPKNDTSLEELKSKFDRLHSQHDEFLNKVPSNIFGKTVFKHPYIGWMEINDVYRFMANHWAHHRHQLERIEKDLKNG
- a CDS encoding translation initiation factor, which gives rise to MGKSKKNRVNVVYSTNPDFDYDHDDHEEEETLPPSEQQLKVWIDKKQRAGKEASIVKGFVGSADDLKQLAKEIKQACGTGGSAKDGEIIIQGDKRDAIVNYLIKKGYKAKKAGG